In the Pseudanabaena sp. PCC 7367 genome, one interval contains:
- a CDS encoding CPBP family intramembrane glutamic endopeptidase, with translation MPDSPQTPALTRSNILVGMAITAVVLFVVAQLWLYVGNFAMVPTTWQWQHLLIGLGVGGLITLLSKLVYMAWPGYREAANVYLEMVLKPLELPDMIWLGLLPGFSEEILFRGVALPGLGMSILAVIVSSIVFGALHMISLKQWQYTVWAMTIGLILGFTTYFTGNLLPAIVAHVLTNSSSGVIWKLSQPKQTDRQT, from the coding sequence ATGCCCGACTCACCCCAAACCCCAGCCCTAACGCGATCGAATATCCTGGTGGGTATGGCGATCACTGCCGTAGTGCTATTTGTGGTTGCCCAGTTATGGTTGTATGTGGGGAATTTTGCAATGGTGCCAACCACCTGGCAATGGCAACATTTATTGATAGGTTTGGGTGTGGGTGGATTAATTACCCTGCTCAGTAAGTTGGTTTATATGGCTTGGCCAGGTTACCGCGAAGCCGCTAATGTTTACCTGGAAATGGTGCTCAAGCCCCTGGAACTGCCGGATATGATCTGGTTGGGGTTGTTGCCAGGTTTCAGTGAAGAAATCCTATTCCGTGGCGTTGCTTTGCCTGGGCTAGGTATGAGTATCCTGGCAGTAATTGTGAGTAGTATTGTGTTTGGGGCTTTGCATATGATCAGCCTCAAGCAGTGGCAGTACACGGTTTGGGCGATGACGATCGGCTTGATTCTGGGTTTTACCACCTATTTCACTGGCAACTTGCTGCCGGCGATCGTGGCCCATGTGCTGACTAACTCAAGTTCGGGAGTAATCTGGAAGCTGAGCCAACCGAAACAAACCGATCGCCAGACATAA
- a CDS encoding 4-hydroxy-3-methylbut-2-enyl diphosphate reductase encodes MDNTTDAQTPQDINTQAWRRSLQQSPNYFRRGFGHTDAAEATMKTEYNSDLIQTIREHNYVYSEGDVTIYLAKSFGFCWGVERAVAMAYETRSQFPTERIWITNEIIHNPSVNARLKEMAVLFIPVDEQGNKDFTGIQQGDVVILPAFGASVQEIQYLEQVGCTIVDTTCPWVSKVWNRVEKHKKSDFTSIIHGKYKHEETIATSSYAKRYLVVLNMAEAEYVADYILNGGDRQEFLAKFSQATSAGFDPDRDLQHIGIANQTTMLKGETEDIGKLFERTMMQKYGVDNLNQHFLAYNTICDATQERQDAMFEIVEEALDLMVVVGGYNSSNTTHLQEIAIERDLPSYHIDSAERILSAQTIEHKPLGKEIIQTHEWLPAGKIRVGITSGASTPDKVVSDAIERIFAFKDSQGA; translated from the coding sequence ATGGATAACACAACCGACGCTCAAACCCCACAAGATATTAATACTCAAGCCTGGCGGCGATCGCTCCAACAATCACCCAACTATTTCCGGCGTGGTTTTGGGCATACCGACGCAGCCGAAGCGACGATGAAAACTGAATATAACAGCGATCTGATTCAGACTATTCGTGAGCATAATTATGTTTACAGTGAAGGGGATGTCACGATCTATTTAGCTAAGTCGTTTGGTTTTTGTTGGGGAGTGGAACGGGCAGTGGCGATGGCCTACGAAACCCGTAGCCAGTTCCCTACCGAGCGGATCTGGATCACCAATGAGATTATTCACAATCCCTCGGTGAATGCCAGGCTGAAGGAAATGGCAGTGTTGTTTATTCCCGTTGATGAGCAGGGTAATAAGGATTTTACTGGGATTCAGCAGGGTGATGTGGTAATTTTGCCCGCCTTTGGTGCCAGTGTGCAGGAAATTCAATATTTAGAGCAAGTTGGCTGCACGATCGTGGATACGACCTGCCCCTGGGTGTCGAAGGTGTGGAATCGGGTTGAAAAGCATAAAAAATCTGACTTCACCTCGATCATTCATGGCAAGTATAAGCACGAGGAAACGATCGCTACCAGTTCCTATGCCAAGCGCTATCTGGTGGTGTTGAATATGGCTGAAGCGGAATATGTGGCTGATTATATTCTCAATGGCGGCGATCGGCAGGAATTTTTAGCCAAGTTCAGCCAAGCTACTTCAGCCGGATTTGACCCCGATCGAGATTTGCAGCACATTGGCATTGCCAATCAAACCACCATGCTGAAGGGCGAAACTGAAGATATTGGTAAGTTGTTTGAGCGCACCATGATGCAAAAGTATGGCGTAGACAACCTTAATCAGCATTTTTTGGCCTATAACACGATCTGTGATGCTACCCAGGAACGGCAAGATGCCATGTTTGAGATCGTGGAAGAAGCCTTAGACTTGATGGTGGTAGTTGGTGGCTATAATTCATCGAATACTACGCATTTGCAGGAAATTGCGATCGAACGGGATTTGCCTTCCTATCACATCGACAGTGCCGAGCGGATTTTGTCAGCACAGACGATCGAGCATAAACCCCTGGGCAAGGAAATAATTCAAACCCATGAATGGCTGCCAGCGGGCAAAATCAGGGTGGGAATCACTTCGGGTGCTTCTACGCCGGATAAGGTGGTTTCCGATGCGATCGAGCGGATTTTTGCCTTCAAAGACAGTCAGGGTGCATAG
- a CDS encoding pentapeptide repeat-containing protein: MQTQPIDMSTSDNSIFFRSRLSRVLIRAIGKSMLMAIVFGFGIFSYARIGQANVNSNVRKLLNLNSCKGCDLRDADLSGADLSGANLDRAKLNGADLEGANLSGASLRHADLDLANLAQADLSNADLSFAHLLKADLEAANLSGANLRSAMLKETDLQSADLVGANLVFANLRAADLKQSDLGNADLSDANLYGADLWKANTLGTKLEHAITCEAVMPSGASSYSNC; this comes from the coding sequence ATGCAAACTCAACCGATTGATATGAGTACCAGTGATAATTCAATATTTTTTAGATCTCGGTTAAGCCGAGTGTTAATCAGAGCGATCGGTAAGTCTATGCTGATGGCGATCGTGTTTGGATTTGGTATTTTCAGCTATGCCAGGATCGGGCAAGCCAATGTAAATAGTAATGTGCGGAAATTACTGAATCTAAATAGCTGTAAGGGGTGCGATCTGCGTGATGCCGATCTCAGTGGCGCGGATCTCAGTGGTGCTAACCTCGATCGAGCCAAGTTAAATGGTGCGGACTTGGAAGGTGCCAACCTGAGTGGGGCAAGCTTACGCCATGCTGATCTAGATCTGGCTAACTTAGCCCAAGCCGATTTAAGTAATGCCGATCTTAGTTTTGCGCATTTACTTAAAGCAGACCTGGAAGCAGCAAATTTAAGTGGTGCCAATTTACGCAGTGCCATGCTCAAGGAAACGGATTTGCAAAGTGCAGACCTGGTGGGCGCAAATCTGGTGTTTGCTAATTTACGGGCTGCCGACCTGAAGCAGTCAGATCTAGGTAATGCCGATCTCAGTGATGCGAATTTGTATGGTGCGGATTTGTGGAAGGCGAATACTCTGGGCACTAAGCTAGAACATGCGATCACCTGCGAGGCGGTGATGCCCAGTGGTGCATCTTCATATAGCAACTGTTAG
- the rpsO gene encoding 30S ribosomal protein S15: MALLQEEKQEIFGKYQLHPTDTGSSDVQVALLTERINQLSAHLKEHSKDFSSRRSLLKMIGQRKRLLAYVRRQDLNHYKELIQRLGIRG; encoded by the coding sequence ATGGCACTTTTGCAAGAAGAAAAGCAAGAAATTTTTGGGAAGTATCAACTTCACCCCACCGACACAGGCTCATCGGATGTTCAGGTTGCCCTGCTCACCGAGCGCATTAATCAATTGAGCGCTCACCTAAAAGAGCATTCTAAGGATTTTTCCTCCCGGCGGAGCCTGCTCAAAATGATTGGGCAACGTAAGCGCTTGTTGGCTTATGTCCGTCGCCAAGACCTCAATCACTACAAAGAATTGATTCAACGATTGGGTATTCGTGGTTAA
- a CDS encoding PAM68 family protein codes for MADRKERIPFEPKKSKKAQAKQQKQKSQPENQRKKATPSSKSATKQKVEVGGGKKPAVSGDIPPEVNRRMVRRAALFSGIPSALGVTIFVASYLVVVNKWAELPNTAVVLVSMLCFGLGVVGLSYGALSASWEPGRSGGWWGGEEFGKNFGYLRSAWKSQRDQKAAKRSE; via the coding sequence GTGGCCGATCGCAAAGAACGCATCCCCTTCGAGCCGAAGAAAAGCAAGAAGGCTCAGGCAAAACAACAAAAACAAAAAAGCCAGCCAGAAAATCAACGCAAGAAAGCTACACCATCGTCTAAATCTGCTACTAAGCAAAAGGTGGAGGTTGGTGGAGGCAAAAAGCCTGCGGTATCCGGCGATATTCCCCCAGAGGTGAATCGTCGCATGGTGCGGCGGGCAGCCTTGTTTAGTGGTATCCCTTCTGCTTTAGGGGTGACGATTTTTGTGGCCAGCTACTTGGTGGTGGTCAATAAATGGGCTGAGCTACCCAATACAGCAGTGGTATTGGTGAGTATGCTTTGTTTTGGCCTGGGTGTAGTCGGCCTCAGTTATGGTGCTCTATCTGCTTCATGGGAGCCTGGTCGCAGCGGTGGCTGGTGGGGTGGTGAAGAGTTTGGTAAGAATTTTGGTTATCTGCGATCGGCCTGGAAGTCACAGCGAGATCAGAAAGCCGCTAAGCGATCGGAGTAA
- a CDS encoding pentapeptide repeat-containing protein: protein MLISCLRTLWANDLAIATITTFITFGITFGTIVSQVQADPANLNQLFKNRSCPRCDLIDANLRGADLSATILTEAKLQGANLNDAFLIDAELMDVDLQNASLKNTNLSNVDLRDANLQDANLQDANLKAANLAIANLQGSILLAANLSSARLNSANLQGAVLINANMQNINLVAANLSNTQLINASLVNANLLNAQLINANLRNANLKSANLSSTNLTGADLSGTILSDANLANAVVAPPQLTKAWLCNTTMPDGTINNQNC from the coding sequence ATGCTGATATCTTGCCTTAGAACCCTATGGGCAAATGACCTGGCGATCGCCACCATCACTACATTTATTACATTTGGTATTACATTTGGCACAATCGTTAGCCAGGTTCAGGCCGATCCTGCCAATTTAAATCAACTGTTCAAAAATAGAAGTTGCCCCCGCTGCGATCTGATTGATGCCAACCTGCGGGGAGCCGATCTCAGTGCCACTATTTTGACCGAAGCAAAACTGCAAGGCGCCAACCTGAATGATGCCTTCCTGATCGATGCAGAGCTGATGGATGTGGATCTGCAAAACGCTAGCCTCAAAAATACTAACCTCAGTAATGTTGATCTTAGAGATGCAAATTTACAGGATGCAAATTTACAGGATGCAAATCTAAAAGCCGCTAACTTGGCGATCGCCAATCTTCAGGGTTCGATCCTCCTGGCAGCTAACCTCAGCAGTGCCAGATTGAATAGTGCTAATTTGCAGGGCGCTGTTTTGATCAATGCCAACATGCAAAATATTAATCTGGTGGCCGCCAACCTCAGCAATACTCAGCTAATTAATGCCAGCTTGGTGAATGCAAATTTACTGAATGCGCAATTAATCAATGCTAATTTGCGCAACGCCAACCTCAAAAGCGCCAATTTAAGCAGCACTAACTTAACTGGTGCCGACCTGAGTGGAACTATTCTCAGCGATGCGAATCTTGCTAATGCCGTAGTTGCTCCGCCCCAATTAACCAAAGCCTGGCTTTGTAATACAACCATGCCTGATGGCACGATTAATAATCAAAATTGTTGA
- the aroF gene encoding 3-deoxy-7-phosphoheptulonate synthase, with product MIVVIKAGTPEVEISRVCDELSTWGLTPEKIVGKHKVVVGLVGETAELDPYRIEEISPFIESVLRVEQPFKRASREYRHNEPSEVMIPTPNGDVYIGEHHPIVVTAGPCSVENEEMIVATALHAKKMGAKFLRGGAYKPRTSPYSFQGHGESALSLLAAAREASGLGIITEVMDTPDIDKIAEVADVLQIGARNMQNFSLLKQIGKQTKPVLLKRGMAATIDDWLMAAEYIMASGNAQVILCERGIRTFDSKYTRNVLDISSIPVLRRLTHLPIMIDPSHGTGWAHFVPKMALAAIAAGTDSLMIEVHPNPKKALSDGPQSLTFEQFGELMDQVKHMAAVVGRGEREPAMA from the coding sequence ATGATTGTGGTAATCAAAGCTGGTACACCGGAAGTGGAAATAAGTCGTGTATGTGATGAACTTTCCACCTGGGGCTTAACACCTGAGAAGATCGTGGGTAAGCATAAGGTAGTGGTTGGTCTGGTGGGTGAAACCGCTGAACTGGACCCATATCGGATCGAAGAAATTAGCCCATTTATTGAATCGGTGTTGCGGGTAGAGCAACCATTTAAGCGAGCCAGCCGCGAATATCGCCACAATGAACCCAGCGAAGTGATGATACCCACCCCAAATGGAGATGTGTATATCGGTGAACATCACCCGATCGTGGTGACGGCTGGGCCTTGCTCGGTCGAAAACGAGGAAATGATCGTTGCTACGGCACTTCATGCTAAAAAAATGGGTGCTAAATTCCTGCGTGGTGGTGCCTACAAGCCGCGTACTTCGCCCTATTCATTCCAGGGACACGGTGAAAGCGCCTTATCTCTGTTGGCGGCAGCAAGAGAAGCCAGCGGCCTGGGCATTATTACCGAAGTGATGGATACACCAGACATTGACAAGATCGCCGAAGTGGCAGACGTGTTGCAAATTGGCGCTCGGAATATGCAAAACTTCTCGTTGCTCAAGCAGATCGGTAAGCAAACCAAGCCAGTGTTGCTGAAGCGGGGCATGGCAGCCACGATCGATGATTGGTTGATGGCGGCGGAATACATCATGGCTTCTGGCAATGCCCAGGTGATTCTATGTGAGCGGGGCATTCGCACCTTTGACAGCAAGTACACCCGCAATGTATTAGATATTTCCTCGATCCCGGTACTGCGTCGGCTCACCCACCTGCCAATCATGATTGACCCCAGTCATGGTACTGGTTGGGCGCATTTTGTGCCGAAGATGGCTCTGGCGGCGATCGCAGCAGGTACGGATTCATTGATGATCGAAGTGCACCCCAATCCCAAGAAGGCTTTGTCTGATGGGCCCCAATCGCTTACGTTTGAGCAGTTTGGCGAGTTGATGGATCAAGTTAAGCACATGGCGGCAGTAGTTGGTCGTGGCGAACGCGAACCAGCAATGGCCTAG
- a CDS encoding energy-coupling factor ABC transporter ATP-binding protein, with the protein MTDKLTSDQSDRYNAVFTNQANHSDQHIDRQVESEQLVGAEMEQPEVKHISNDQGQSELGNSNHINNHPVQSHLSDSIAIKPEQSAKQLNDPEKTVLSIAELGFSYADRADVLQGLNLQVSAGEKIGLIGPNGAGKTTLFLIICGVLSATSGQVNLFGEAIAPGKFRSEIGLVFQNPNDQLFSASVWDDVAFGPINMGMTAQEVTHCVQAALELTGVADLAQRPPHHLSGGEKRMVAIASVLACGPQLIIYDEPSANLDIRSRRRLIEFLQASNATRLVCSHDLELILELCDRVILLDEGKIVADGRAIEIMGDRNLMHKHGLERPHSLEHLNPDGHSH; encoded by the coding sequence ATGACAGATAAATTAACTTCAGATCAAAGCGATCGCTACAATGCCGTTTTCACTAATCAGGCTAATCATTCTGATCAGCATATCGATCGCCAAGTTGAGTCTGAACAACTAGTTGGCGCAGAAATGGAGCAGCCTGAAGTCAAGCATATTAGTAATGATCAGGGGCAGAGCGAGTTAGGTAATTCAAATCATATAAACAATCATCCGGTGCAATCCCACCTCAGTGATTCGATCGCCATAAAGCCAGAACAATCTGCAAAGCAACTAAATGACCCTGAAAAAACAGTTTTATCGATCGCCGAACTTGGCTTTTCCTATGCCGATCGCGCCGACGTATTGCAGGGACTTAATCTACAGGTTAGCGCAGGTGAGAAAATTGGCTTGATTGGCCCCAATGGCGCCGGTAAAACCACCTTATTTTTAATTATTTGTGGGGTGCTAAGTGCCACCAGTGGCCAGGTTAATTTGTTTGGCGAGGCGATCGCGCCAGGTAAATTCCGCTCCGAGATTGGCCTGGTATTTCAAAACCCCAATGATCAGCTTTTTTCCGCTTCAGTTTGGGATGATGTGGCCTTTGGGCCGATCAATATGGGCATGACCGCTCAGGAAGTCACACATTGTGTGCAAGCAGCGCTGGAGCTTACTGGTGTTGCTGATCTGGCTCAGCGTCCGCCCCATCATCTGTCTGGTGGCGAAAAGCGGATGGTGGCGATCGCCTCGGTGTTGGCCTGTGGCCCTCAGTTGATTATTTATGATGAACCAAGCGCCAATCTGGATATTCGATCGCGGCGGCGCTTAATTGAATTTTTGCAGGCTTCCAATGCAACTAGGCTGGTTTGCTCCCATGACCTGGAGCTAATTTTGGAACTGTGCGATCGGGTCATTTTGCTGGATGAAGGCAAGATTGTGGCCGATGGTAGGGCAATTGAAATCATGGGCGATCGCAACTTGATGCACAAACATGGACTAGAGCGCCCCCACTCCCTCGAACACCTCAACCCCGATGGCCATAGCCATTAA
- the cbiQ gene encoding cobalt ECF transporter T component CbiQ, giving the protein MQHGLDQHAKLNSPIHRWDCRYKLIGLMALIFAFASLEDWRLILIMLAIAILCYGLSRLPVAYWCDRLKYPGLFMLGVVALVPFLSGETVLWQWGGLSLYLEGCIAVLIIICRFLAIMTITLVLFGTSTFLTTIRAMRSLGLSRILTDMLLLSYRYLHEISADLNKMQTAMRLRGFNGRKLNWRTLGLLASLLGTMLIRSHERSERVYRAMQLRGYGSEQQLNRHDFGNPRSIRKTWLGGDAIALYLTIAAAISLGITQYQLGTNGLLGGLLGG; this is encoded by the coding sequence ATGCAACATGGCCTCGATCAACATGCCAAACTAAACTCACCGATCCATCGCTGGGATTGTCGTTACAAGCTGATTGGGTTAATGGCATTAATTTTTGCCTTTGCCAGCCTGGAAGATTGGCGGTTGATTTTAATTATGCTAGCGATCGCCATTCTTTGCTACGGTCTATCGCGCTTGCCCGTTGCTTACTGGTGCGATCGGCTTAAATATCCTGGTCTGTTTATGCTGGGGGTAGTGGCTCTGGTGCCTTTTTTGTCTGGCGAAACGGTGCTGTGGCAATGGGGCGGATTGAGTTTATATCTGGAAGGTTGCATTGCCGTCTTGATTATTATTTGTCGTTTTCTGGCGATCATGACGATCACTCTGGTACTGTTCGGCACCAGCACCTTTTTGACCACAATCAGAGCGATGCGATCGCTGGGGCTATCCCGTATCCTTACTGATATGCTGCTATTGTCCTATCGTTATTTGCACGAAATCAGCGCCGACCTGAATAAGATGCAAACGGCGATGCGATTGCGGGGATTTAATGGCCGCAAACTAAACTGGCGCACATTGGGTTTGCTGGCTTCTTTGTTGGGGACAATGCTAATCCGCAGCCACGAGCGATCGGAACGGGTCTATCGAGCGATGCAATTGCGGGGCTATGGTAGTGAGCAGCAATTGAATAGGCATGATTTTGGAAATCCGCGATCGATTCGTAAAACCTGGTTGGGCGGCGATGCGATCGCTTTGTATTTAACAATTGCGGCGGCGATTAGTTTGGGCATAACCCAATATCAACTCGGTACTAATGGGTTATTGGGTGGGTTATTGGGCGGGTAA
- a CDS encoding homocysteine biosynthesis protein — MPQTVAQINEKIIAKKAKVLTVNELKALVAAEGVKAAAKQVDVITTGTFEPTESAGAMMNLGHTDPPIKIRACWIDGVPAYAGLGAVDLYLGATQELILDAAVDEEAIDRGGGHVIADLIAGKSLSLRANGQANDCFPRTLLETTINKDSINQFYLYNPRGLYQNFIVGVNGGDRQLYTYLGPLQPRLGNAVYSNPGAVSPLWNDPDLRLIGVGTKVFMGGGIGYISWEGTQHFPLQKRLPNRTPIGPASTLALIGDAKQMSPQWVRGCYFRNYGSALMLGVGIPLPVIDEEVVVMAAVQDQDLIAPVIDFSIPRRVRPTFGSVTYAQLKSGRITIDGQKVRTAPLASIYLSNQVAIMLKAWIEAGKFTLTEPVAMIPADRPFVPQDAREL; from the coding sequence ATGCCCCAAACCGTAGCCCAGATCAACGAAAAAATTATTGCCAAAAAAGCCAAAGTCCTGACCGTCAATGAATTAAAAGCGCTAGTTGCCGCAGAAGGAGTCAAAGCCGCTGCCAAACAGGTAGACGTGATTACAACCGGCACCTTTGAGCCCACCGAATCAGCGGGGGCAATGATGAATCTGGGGCATACCGATCCACCGATTAAAATTCGTGCTTGCTGGATCGATGGCGTGCCAGCCTATGCGGGTTTGGGGGCGGTCGATCTCTATTTGGGCGCAACTCAGGAACTGATCCTGGATGCGGCGGTGGATGAAGAGGCGATCGATCGCGGCGGCGGCCATGTGATCGCTGACTTGATCGCTGGCAAAAGCTTGAGCCTACGCGCCAATGGTCAGGCCAATGACTGTTTCCCGCGCACCCTCTTGGAAACCACGATCAATAAAGACTCAATCAATCAGTTTTATTTGTATAACCCCCGTGGTCTGTATCAGAATTTTATTGTGGGCGTGAATGGGGGCGATCGCCAGCTCTATACTTATCTGGGGCCATTGCAACCAAGACTGGGTAATGCGGTATATTCCAATCCTGGCGCAGTTTCGCCGCTGTGGAATGATCCTGATCTGCGATTGATTGGCGTGGGCACGAAGGTATTTATGGGCGGTGGAATTGGTTATATTTCCTGGGAGGGGACGCAGCATTTTCCATTGCAAAAGCGCTTACCAAATCGCACGCCGATCGGCCCGGCTTCCACTCTGGCCTTGATTGGTGATGCTAAGCAAATGAGTCCCCAATGGGTGCGCGGTTGTTATTTCCGTAATTATGGTTCGGCGTTGATGCTGGGGGTGGGGATTCCATTGCCAGTGATCGATGAGGAGGTAGTGGTAATGGCAGCGGTTCAGGATCAGGATTTGATTGCGCCAGTGATCGATTTTTCGATCCCCCGTCGGGTGCGGCCTACCTTTGGCTCGGTTACTTATGCACAGCTTAAATCGGGGCGGATTACGATCGATGGCCAGAAAGTTCGTACCGCGCCATTGGCGAGTATTTATTTATCAAATCAGGTGGCAATCATGCTCAAGGCATGGATCGAGGCAGGGAAGTTTACCTTAACTGAGCCGGTGGCGATGATCCCAGCCGATCGCCCCTTTGTGCCCCAGGATGCGCGGGAATTGTAG
- a CDS encoding SRPBCC family protein → MNSGKNRFGQLIQRIGLGLTGAIGISLVSMAGNPAYDRFASFDRLAVIKTASAQLFDGPVDRLPPIERDSLRKGRAVVNGEDGKYVGRVLVTASPEVVWQVLTDYDNFEEFIPNLTSSEVLEDNGDRKIVEQVDSRQLFILNIKSTTQLEIKEKAQERIDFELVAGDIESLVGSWQIELVSEYPGATPTQVLITHSVDAIPGSGVPNGIFFEILKGSINETLSAISDEILVRNGN, encoded by the coding sequence ATGAACAGCGGTAAAAATAGGTTTGGGCAATTAATCCAGCGGATCGGCTTGGGGCTGACTGGCGCGATCGGCATCTCGCTGGTATCAATGGCTGGCAATCCAGCGTATGATCGGTTTGCTAGTTTCGATCGCCTTGCTGTGATTAAAACTGCTTCAGCTCAATTATTTGATGGCCCAGTCGATCGCTTGCCGCCGATCGAGCGTGATTCATTGCGCAAGGGTCGGGCTGTGGTGAATGGCGAAGATGGTAAATATGTGGGTAGGGTTTTGGTGACTGCTTCGCCGGAGGTGGTCTGGCAGGTGCTCACTGACTATGATAACTTTGAAGAGTTTATCCCCAATCTTACTTCCAGTGAGGTTCTTGAAGACAATGGCGATCGCAAAATTGTGGAGCAGGTCGATAGCCGCCAGTTGTTTATTTTAAATATTAAATCCACCACCCAATTAGAAATTAAGGAAAAGGCGCAGGAGCGGATCGATTTTGAACTGGTGGCAGGGGACATCGAAAGCCTGGTGGGTTCCTGGCAAATTGAGCTGGTGTCGGAATATCCAGGCGCAACACCGACGCAGGTTTTGATTACCCATTCTGTGGATGCGATCCCTGGTTCGGGTGTTCCCAATGGGATCTTTTTTGAGATTTTGAAGGGGTCGATCAATGAAACGCTTAGCGCTATTAGTGATGAGATATTGGTGCGCAATGGCAATTAA
- the upp gene encoding uracil phosphoribosyltransferase, which translates to MAQLRVYVPPHPLIRHWLTVARDKNTPVALFRTAMKEIGHWLTYEAIREWLPVQEVAIETPLQAMTGQFMDVSTPIAIVPILRAGLAIMDGCQELLPTASIYHLGWVRDEETLEASCYLNRLPDRFAPQTRVLIAEPMLATGGTIMSTLEMLVERGADPAMIRIICVVCAPPALQKINQQYPGINIFAANIDEVVDQKGWIVPGLGDAGDRAFGTS; encoded by the coding sequence ATGGCTCAACTGCGCGTATATGTTCCGCCCCATCCCCTGATCCGCCATTGGCTGACCGTGGCCAGGGATAAAAATACTCCTGTGGCTCTGTTTCGTACCGCAATGAAGGAAATTGGCCATTGGCTTACCTATGAGGCGATCCGCGAGTGGTTGCCGGTGCAGGAGGTGGCGATCGAAACGCCGTTGCAAGCCATGACTGGGCAGTTTATGGATGTGTCCACGCCGATTGCGATCGTGCCGATTTTGCGGGCAGGGTTGGCAATCATGGATGGTTGCCAGGAGCTATTACCCACCGCCAGTATTTATCATCTGGGTTGGGTGCGGGATGAGGAAACGTTGGAGGCGAGTTGCTATTTAAATCGCCTGCCCGATCGATTTGCACCCCAAACCCGCGTGCTGATCGCTGAACCGATGTTGGCCACTGGGGGCACAATTATGTCTACGCTGGAAATGCTGGTGGAGCGAGGCGCTGATCCGGCCATGATTCGGATTATTTGTGTGGTTTGTGCGCCGCCGGCCTTGCAGAAGATTAATCAACAGTATCCGGGAATTAACATTTTTGCGGCGAATATTGATGAGGTGGTTGATCAGAAGGGTTGGATCGTGCCGGGGCTGGGTGATGCGGGCGATCGAGCTTTTGGGACTAGTTAA